Within Kutzneria chonburiensis, the genomic segment GCGCCCGGACGACCTGGCCGCGCTGACCGTGGCCGAGGCGGTGCGACGGGCGGACATCGCGCCGGACGTGATCGACGAAGTGATCCTCGGCGCGGCCAACCAGGCCGGCGAGGACAACCGCAACGTGGCCCGGATGGCGGTCCTGCTGGCCGGACTGCCGGAGCACGTGCCCGGCTACACGGTGAATCGCCTGTGTGCCAGTGGTTTGACGGCGATCGCCTCAGCGGCGCAGGCGATCCGCGCCGGTGAGGCGGATGTGGTCGTGGCCGGCGGTGTGGAGTCGATGACCCGCGCGCCGTGGGTGATGGCCAAGCCGGGCACGCCGTGGGCCCGCCCGGGCGAGGTGAGCGACACGTCGCTGGGCTGGCGGTTCACCAATCCCCGCTACGACAAGCAGACCACGCTGTCGATGGGGGAGACGGCCGAGGAGGTCGCGGCCCTGGACGGCGTCAGCCGCGAGGACAGCGACGCTTTTGCCCTGCGCAGCCACCAAAAGGCCGTACAAGCCATCGAAAAAGGCCACTTCACCAAGGAGATCGTGCCGGTCGGCGACTTCGCCACCGACGAAGGCCCGCGCCCGTCGACCACAATGGACAAACTGGCCGCGCTGAAGACGGTGTTCCGCAAGGACGGCGTGGTCACGGCCGGCTCGTCGTCGCCGCTGTCCGACGGCGCGGCGGCGTTGGTGCTGGCCAGCGAGGCAGCGGTCAAGGCCCATAGCCTCACCCCGCGAGCCCGGGTGATCGCCAGCGCCTCGGCCGGCGTCGCCCCGCCCGTGATGGGCCTCGGACCGGTCCCGGCGACGGAGAAACTGTTGTCCCGCACCGGACTCCGCATCGACGACCTGGACGCGGTCGAGCTGAACGAAGCGTTCGCGGTGCAGAGCCTGGCGGTCATGCGTCGGCTCAAGCTGGACGAGGAGAAGGTCAACGCCGACGGCGGCGCCATCGCGCTCGGCCATCCGCTGGGCTGTTCGGGTGCACGCCTGGTCGTCACCCTGTTGGGACGGCTGGAACGCGAGCGCGGCCGGCGTGGCCTGGCTACGTTGTGCGTCGGGGTCGGTCAGGGCGTGGCGATGCTCGTGGAAAGGGTCTGACGTGCAGATCGGTGTGGTGGGCGGCGGCCGGATGGGGTCCGGCATCGCCCAGGTGTTCGCGGCGGTCGGCGCCGACGTGACGGTGGTGGAGAGCGACGCGATCGCCGCCAAGGCCGCGTTGACGAGGGTGGAGACGGGTCTGCGGCGCGCCGCCGAACGCGGCAAGCTGGACGGCACGCCGAGCCAGGTGCTCTCGCGCGTCGAGTTCGTCACGGACATCCCGTCGCTGCCGATGAACGCGGACCTCGTCGTCGAGGCGGTTCCGGAGGCCCCGGAGCTGAAGGTCCGTGTCCTCACGGCGGTCGAGTTGGCCGTTTCCACGAACACCGTGGTGGCCACGAACACCAGCTCGCTGTCGATCGGCGAGCTGGGCGCCGTGCTGGTGCATCCGGGCCGGTTCGTGGGCATGCACTTCTTCAACCCGGTACCGGTGTCCAAGCTGGTGGAGATCGTGCTGGGCCCCAACACCCGTGACGACGTGCGGGACAAGGCCCTGGAGTGGGTGCGGCTGCTGGGCAAGGCGGACGTGGTCGTGCGCGACTCGCCGGGCTTCGCCACCAGCCGGCTGGGCGTGATGCTCGGCCTTGAGGCGATCCGGATGCTGGAGGAGGGCGTCACCGACGCCGAGTCCATCGACCGGGCGATGGAGCTGGGCTACGGCCACCCGATGGGCCCGCTGCGCTCGACCGACCTGGTCGGCCTCGACGTGCGGCTGGCCATCGCCGAGTACCTGGAGCGCACGCTGGGCGACCGGTTCGCCCCGCCGAAGCTGTTGCGGGACAAGGTGGAGCGGGGCGAACTGGGCCGCAAGTCGGGGCAGGGCTTCTACCCCTGGAACTGACTACCGGCCGTGGAAGACGACCGGCTGCTTGGCCAGGAACGACTCCACGGCGCCCTGGTGGTCGGCGGTCAGGCCGAGCGCGGTCTGGGCCGCCGCCTCCGCGGCCAGCACGTCGGCCAGCGGCGGCTGGAAGCTCGCCAGCAACGCCGCTTTCGCTGCCGCAAACGCCACGGTTGGCCCATTCGCGAGCTTCGTGGCCAACGCGCGAACCTCGTCGGTGAAGGATTCGTCCGACACGACCCGCCCGACCACGCCCCACTCCAGCGCCTGAGCGGCGGTGAACGGCTGCCCGAGCAGCACGAGCTCGCTGGCCCGGGCGGCGCCGACGGCCCGCGCGAGCGTTGCCGACAGGCCGGAGTCGCAGGTCAGGCCGATGCCGGTGAAGGCGGTGGCGAACTTGGCCGATGCGGCGGCGATCCGCAGGTCGCAGGCCAGGGCCAGGCCCAACCCGGCGCCGACGCAGGTGCCGTTCACGGCGGCGAGCACCGGCTTGGCCATGCCGGTCAGTGCCAGCACGAGCGGGTTGTAGTGGTCACCGACGGTGTCCAGCGCGGTCGCGGGGTCGGCCCGCAGCGCCGCGGCGTGCTCGGCCAGGTCCTGACCTGCGCAGAAGGCCCGTCCTGAACCGGTGAGTACAACTGCGCGGACCGAGTCGTCGGCGGCGACCCGCCGCACGGCGGCCAGCAGCGCTTCCTTCATCGACACGGTGAGTGCGTTGCGGGTGGCCTGCGCGTCCAGGGTGATGGTCGCGACTGCTCCGTCGACGTCGAGCGACACGGTTTCCCCATCCATGCACGCACGCTAGCATGTTAACGAACGGACGGTCAGTAATTCGGTCGCGAGAGGTGCTGAGATGGCTCTGCTGCGCAGCTATGTCAACGGCCGGTGGCACACGCCGACGGTCGACGGCCAGCCGCTGCACGACGCGGTGACCGGTGAGGAGGTCGCCACGATCTCCTCGGCGGGTGTCGACTTCGCCGCCGCGCTTGAGCACGGCCGCCGGGTGGGCGGCCCGGCGCTGCGCGAGCTGACGTTCCACCAGCGCGCCGCCCTGCTCAAGGCCACGGCCTCCCTGCTTCGCGAGCACCGCGAGGAGCTGTACGCGCTGTCCGCGCGCACCGGCGCCACCAAGACCGACTCGATGGTCGACATCGACGGCGGCATCGGCGTGCTGTTCAGCTACTCCAGCAAGGGCCGCCGCGAGCTGCCCAACGCCAAGGTCCACGTCGACGGCGACCTCGAGCCGCTCGGCAAGACCGGCACCTTCCTCGGCCAGCACATCCACACGCCGCTGCGCGGCGTGGCCGTGCAGATCAACGCGTTCAACTTCCCGATGTGGGGCCCGCTGGAGAAGTTCGCGCCGGCCTTCGTCGCCGGTGTGCCGTCGCTGATCAAGCCGGCCAGCCAGACCGCCTACCTGACCGCCCGCATGGTCGAGCTGATCATCGAGTCCGGGCTGCTGCCCGAGGGCTCGCTGCAGTTCGTCGCGGGCAGCGCCGGCGACCTGCTCGACCACCTGACCGAGCAGGACCTGGTCGGCTTCACCGGCTCCGCGTCGACGGCCCAGCGGCTCCGGACGCACCCGGTCGTGGTGAACCGGTCGGTACGGTTCAACGCCGAGGCCGACTCGCTGAACTGCTCGATCCTCGGCCCGGACGCCACGCCCGGCACCACCGAGTTCGACCTGTACGTGAAGCAGCTGGTCAGCGAGATGACCGTGAAGGCAGGCCAGAAGTGCACGGCCATCCGCCGCGCCTTCGTGCCGGCCGAGCTGATCGACGCGGTGGCCGAGGCGGCGTCCGAGCGGCTGGCCAAGGTCAAGATCGGCAACCCGCTGGCCGAGGGCGTGCGGATGGGCGCGCTGGCCAGCCTCGAGCAGCGCGAGGAGGTCCGGCGCTCGCTGAAGGGCCTGCTGGAGGCCGGCCGCGTGGTGTTCGGCGACGTCGACAACGTGGAGTTGGTGGACGCCGACGCCACCAAGGGCGCTTTCATGTCACCCGTCCTGCTCCGCGCCGACGACGCCGACCTGCCCCAGCCGCACGAGGTCGAGGCGTTCGGCCCGGTCAGCACGCTGATGCCGTACACCTCGACCGAGCAGGTCGTCGAGCTGGCGGCGCGCGGCCAGGGCAGCCTGGTCGGCTCGATCGTCACCGGCGACGCCGAGTTCGCGCGGGACGTGGTGCTGGGCGTCGCCCCGTGGCACGGTCGCCTGCTCGTGCTGGACGCCGACGACGCCAAGGAGTCCACCGGCCACGGCTCGCCGCTGCCGATGCTCGTGCACGGCGGCCCCGGCCGGGCCGGCGGCGGCGAGGAGATGGGCGGCATCCGCGGCGTGCTGCACCACATGCAGCGCACCGCGATCCAGGCCAGCCCGAAGGTGCTCAGCGCGATCACCGGCCGGTGGGTGCCCGGCGCCGATCGCAACGTCGACGGCGTGCACCCGTTCCGGAAGTCGTTGGCGGAGCTGAGGATCGGCGACACCGTGGTGGCCGGGCCGCGGCCGGTGACGCTGGCCGACATCGAGCACTTCGCCGAGTTCACCGGCGACACCTTCTACGCCCACATGGACGAGGAAGCGGCCAGGGCCAACCCGTTCTTCGAGGGCCGGGTGGCCCACGGCTACCTGATCGTCTCGTTCGCGGCCGGCCTGTTCGTGTCGCCCGAGCCCGGCCCGGTGCTGGCCAACTACGGCCTGGAGAACCTGCGCTTCCTGACCCCGGTCAACCCGGACGACGAGCTGACCGTGACCTTGACGGCCAAGCAGATCACCCCGCGCGAGGCCAACGACTACGGCGAGGTCCGCTGGGACGCGGACGTGACCAACCAGAACGGCGACTCGGTCGCCAAGTACGACGTGCTGACCCTGGTGGCGAAAAATGTCTGACCTGGAACACCATTTCGAGGCGACCATCGCGGCCGACCACCGGATCGAGCCGCGGGACTGGGTGCCCGACGGCTACCGCAAGACGATGATCCGGCAGATCGCGCAGCACGCGCACTCCGAGATCATCGGCATGCAGCCGGAGGGCAACTGGATCACCCGCGCGCCTTCCTTGCGGCGCAAGGCGATTCTGCTGGCCAAGGTGCAGGACGAGGCCGGGCACGGGCTGTACCTGTACTCGGCGGCCGAGACACTGGGCGCGGACCGCGGCGAGCTTACCGAGATGCTGATCTCCGGCCGGCAGAAGTACTCGTCGATCTTCAACTACCCCACGCTGACCTTCGCCGACGTCGGCGTGATCGGCTGGCTGGTCGACGGCGCGGCGATCTGCAACCAGGTTCCGCTGTGCCGCAGCAGTTACGGGCCGTATGCACGGGCGATGATCCGTATCTGCAAGGAGGAGTCGTTCCACCAGCGGCAGGGCTACGAGCTGCTGCTCACGCTGATGCGCGGCACCGAGGCCCAACGGGACATGGTGCAGGACGCGGTGAACCGGTGGTGGTGGCCGTCGCTGATGATGTTCGGCCCGCCGGACGACGCCTCGCCCAACACCGCGCAGTCGATGGCGTGGAAGATCAAGCGGCACACCAATGACGAGCTGCGCCAACGTTTCGTCGACATGAGCGTCCCTCAGGCCGAGAAGCTCGGCGTCACGTTCCCCGACCCTGACCTGAAGTGGAACGCGGAGCGGGGACACTACGACTTCGGGGCGATCGACTGGAGCGAACTCAAGCGCGTGATCTCCGGCGACGGGCCGTGCAACGCCGAGCGCATCGAGAACCGGCGACGCGCGCACGAGGACGGCGACTGGGTCCGTGAGGCCGCGATCGCCCACGCGGCAAAGCACTCGAGTAAGGCGGCGGTGGCATGAGCAGGAACAGTTGGCCGCTGTACGAGGTTTTCGTGCGCGGCAAGCGCGGTCTGAACCACGTGCACGTCGGCTCGCTGCACGCGGCCGACGACGAGATGGCGGTGCACCACGCCCGGGACCTGTACACCCGGCGCAACGAGGGCGTCAGCATCTGGGTCGTGAAGGCCGCGGACATCACCGCGTCCAGCCCGGACGAGAAGGACCCGTTCTTCGAGCCCAGCGGCGACAAGGTGTACCGGCACCCGACGTTCTACGAGATCCCCGACGACGTCCCCCACATGTGAGCAGGCGGCCATGTTCGACAACGCCTACGAGGCACTGAGTTCCGATGGCGACGCCCGGTGGGCTTTCGGCACCGGGTTCGCCGACCCACTGTCCGGTGTGGACACCACGGTTCCGTCCGATGTGGACGCCGAGCGGCTGGCGGCGTACTGCCTGATGCTGGCCGACGACGCACTGGTGATGTCACACCGGTTGCAGGAGTGGTGCACGCGGGCGCCGGAGCTGGAGGACGAGGTCGCCCTGGCCAACATCGGCCTTGACCTGTTGGGGCAGGCCCGGTTGCTGCTGACCAGGGCCGGCAAGGCCGACGGCACCGAGCGGTCCGACGACGACTTCGCGTTCCTGCGCGACGCGCCGGAGTTCCGCAACGTGCGGCTGGTGGAGCTGGCCAACGGCGACTTCGCGTTCTCCATGGCCCGGCTGTTGGTGTTCAGCACATGGCGGCTGGCTTTGTTGCAGCGTCTGGTGATGGCGGCCGATCCGGTGCTGGCGGCGATCGCGGCCAAGGGCGTCAAGGAAGTCGCGTATCACCGTGACTACTCGGCGCAGTGGGTCGTGCGGCTGGGCGACGGCACCCCGCTGTCCCATGAGCGCATGCAGGACGGGTTGGACGCCGTGTGGCCGTATGTCGGCGAATTGTTCGCAGAGCATCCGTCCGACCTGGTCGATCCGGCTTCGGTTCGGGACGAGTTCGACGCCGTGATCGCCCAGGTGTTGGACGCCTCTGGGCTGCGCCTTCCGGAATCTGTTGGTGTTGAAGAGGTTCTGGGTCGCGACGGCGTGCACACCGAGGCGTTGGCGGCGATGCTGGCCGAGATGCAGAGTGTGGCGCGGGCCCATCCGGGTGCGACATGGTGACCGCGCTGGCCGTCGCCGAGACCGTGACGGATCCCGAGCTGCCGATGGTGACGCTGGCCGAGCTCGGCGTGCTGCGGTCGGTGGAGGACAACGGGGATCGGGTCGTCGTGGCCATCACGCCGACCTACACCGGTTGTCCGGCAATGGATGCCATGCGGGACGACCTCGATCACCGGCTGCACGAGGCCGGCTATCGGGACGTGGAGATCAAGGTCGTGCTGGAGCCGGCGTGGACGACCGACTGGATCAGCGAGTCCGGCCGGCGCAAGCTCGCCGAGGCCGGCATCGCCCCGCCCGGCCCCGCGCCGCGTAAGAACAGTGGCCCGATTCCGTTGACGCTCGGGCCTTCCGTGCGGGTGGTCGCCTGCCCACAGTGCGGAAGTTCCGACACCGTCGAGATTTCCGGCTTCAGCGCGACCGCGTGCAAGGCGCTGCGGCGATGCCGTTCCTGCGCCGAACCGTTCGAGCACGTCAAGGAGATCTGAGTGGCCACCACGTTTCATGCGCTCACGGTGTCCGATGTGGAGCGACTGTGCGACGACGCCGTCGCCGTCACCTTCGACGTGCCCGATGAGCTGACCGAGCTGTACACGTTCCGGCCCGGGCAGTCCCTGACGCTGCGCCGGGAGATCGACGGC encodes:
- a CDS encoding thiolase family protein encodes the protein MPEVFLVDGVRTAQGRYGGALAKVRPDDLAALTVAEAVRRADIAPDVIDEVILGAANQAGEDNRNVARMAVLLAGLPEHVPGYTVNRLCASGLTAIASAAQAIRAGEADVVVAGGVESMTRAPWVMAKPGTPWARPGEVSDTSLGWRFTNPRYDKQTTLSMGETAEEVAALDGVSREDSDAFALRSHQKAVQAIEKGHFTKEIVPVGDFATDEGPRPSTTMDKLAALKTVFRKDGVVTAGSSSPLSDGAAALVLASEAAVKAHSLTPRARVIASASAGVAPPVMGLGPVPATEKLLSRTGLRIDDLDAVELNEAFAVQSLAVMRRLKLDEEKVNADGGAIALGHPLGCSGARLVVTLLGRLERERGRRGLATLCVGVGQGVAMLVERV
- a CDS encoding 3-hydroxyacyl-CoA dehydrogenase family protein; this encodes MQIGVVGGGRMGSGIAQVFAAVGADVTVVESDAIAAKAALTRVETGLRRAAERGKLDGTPSQVLSRVEFVTDIPSLPMNADLVVEAVPEAPELKVRVLTAVELAVSTNTVVATNTSSLSIGELGAVLVHPGRFVGMHFFNPVPVSKLVEIVLGPNTRDDVRDKALEWVRLLGKADVVVRDSPGFATSRLGVMLGLEAIRMLEEGVTDAESIDRAMELGYGHPMGPLRSTDLVGLDVRLAIAEYLERTLGDRFAPPKLLRDKVERGELGRKSGQGFYPWN
- a CDS encoding enoyl-CoA hydratase/isomerase family protein; translated protein: MDGETVSLDVDGAVATITLDAQATRNALTVSMKEALLAAVRRVAADDSVRAVVLTGSGRAFCAGQDLAEHAAALRADPATALDTVGDHYNPLVLALTGMAKPVLAAVNGTCVGAGLGLALACDLRIAAASAKFATAFTGIGLTCDSGLSATLARAVGAARASELVLLGQPFTAAQALEWGVVGRVVSDESFTDEVRALATKLANGPTVAFAAAKAALLASFQPPLADVLAAEAAAQTALGLTADHQGAVESFLAKQPVVFHGR
- the paaZ gene encoding phenylacetic acid degradation bifunctional protein PaaZ, whose translation is MALLRSYVNGRWHTPTVDGQPLHDAVTGEEVATISSAGVDFAAALEHGRRVGGPALRELTFHQRAALLKATASLLREHREELYALSARTGATKTDSMVDIDGGIGVLFSYSSKGRRELPNAKVHVDGDLEPLGKTGTFLGQHIHTPLRGVAVQINAFNFPMWGPLEKFAPAFVAGVPSLIKPASQTAYLTARMVELIIESGLLPEGSLQFVAGSAGDLLDHLTEQDLVGFTGSASTAQRLRTHPVVVNRSVRFNAEADSLNCSILGPDATPGTTEFDLYVKQLVSEMTVKAGQKCTAIRRAFVPAELIDAVAEAASERLAKVKIGNPLAEGVRMGALASLEQREEVRRSLKGLLEAGRVVFGDVDNVELVDADATKGAFMSPVLLRADDADLPQPHEVEAFGPVSTLMPYTSTEQVVELAARGQGSLVGSIVTGDAEFARDVVLGVAPWHGRLLVLDADDAKESTGHGSPLPMLVHGGPGRAGGGEEMGGIRGVLHHMQRTAIQASPKVLSAITGRWVPGADRNVDGVHPFRKSLAELRIGDTVVAGPRPVTLADIEHFAEFTGDTFYAHMDEEAARANPFFEGRVAHGYLIVSFAAGLFVSPEPGPVLANYGLENLRFLTPVNPDDELTVTLTAKQITPREANDYGEVRWDADVTNQNGDSVAKYDVLTLVAKNV
- the paaA gene encoding 1,2-phenylacetyl-CoA epoxidase subunit PaaA; protein product: MSDLEHHFEATIAADHRIEPRDWVPDGYRKTMIRQIAQHAHSEIIGMQPEGNWITRAPSLRRKAILLAKVQDEAGHGLYLYSAAETLGADRGELTEMLISGRQKYSSIFNYPTLTFADVGVIGWLVDGAAICNQVPLCRSSYGPYARAMIRICKEESFHQRQGYELLLTLMRGTEAQRDMVQDAVNRWWWPSLMMFGPPDDASPNTAQSMAWKIKRHTNDELRQRFVDMSVPQAEKLGVTFPDPDLKWNAERGHYDFGAIDWSELKRVISGDGPCNAERIENRRRAHEDGDWVREAAIAHAAKHSSKAAVA
- the paaB gene encoding 1,2-phenylacetyl-CoA epoxidase subunit PaaB, whose amino-acid sequence is MSRNSWPLYEVFVRGKRGLNHVHVGSLHAADDEMAVHHARDLYTRRNEGVSIWVVKAADITASSPDEKDPFFEPSGDKVYRHPTFYEIPDDVPHM
- the paaC gene encoding 1,2-phenylacetyl-CoA epoxidase subunit PaaC codes for the protein MFDNAYEALSSDGDARWAFGTGFADPLSGVDTTVPSDVDAERLAAYCLMLADDALVMSHRLQEWCTRAPELEDEVALANIGLDLLGQARLLLTRAGKADGTERSDDDFAFLRDAPEFRNVRLVELANGDFAFSMARLLVFSTWRLALLQRLVMAADPVLAAIAAKGVKEVAYHRDYSAQWVVRLGDGTPLSHERMQDGLDAVWPYVGELFAEHPSDLVDPASVRDEFDAVIAQVLDASGLRLPESVGVEEVLGRDGVHTEALAAMLAEMQSVARAHPGATW
- the paaD gene encoding 1,2-phenylacetyl-CoA epoxidase subunit PaaD; its protein translation is MVTALAVAETVTDPELPMVTLAELGVLRSVEDNGDRVVVAITPTYTGCPAMDAMRDDLDHRLHEAGYRDVEIKVVLEPAWTTDWISESGRRKLAEAGIAPPGPAPRKNSGPIPLTLGPSVRVVACPQCGSSDTVEISGFSATACKALRRCRSCAEPFEHVKEI